The Melospiza georgiana isolate bMelGeo1 chromosome 9, bMelGeo1.pri, whole genome shotgun sequence genome has a segment encoding these proteins:
- the JAK1 gene encoding tyrosine-protein kinase JAK1, with product MQYLNVKEDCKAMAFCAKMRSTKKNELNLEAQHQGLEILFYLQDKAPLCYSSGEFTSEELCIEAAQKCSVSPLCHNLFALYDENKKLWYAPNQVFKVEEKSSFRLHYRMRYYFTNWHGTSESEPSVWRHSPRRAKAYDKKLAPEGTPILDANSLEYMFAQGQYDLVKGLAPIRDPKNDQEVHEIENECLGMAVLAISHDAIKKNVKLPELPKDISYKHYIPETLNRTIRQRNFLTRIRINNVFKHFLKEFNNKTICNNSVSPRDLKVKYLSTMEVLTKYYGAEIFETSFLLISAENEMNKFNCGDNEKYEVMVTGNNGIQWRLKPSPVQTEKEKKKKSDGKGKKEEEKHKLRETWNSFSYFPEITHIVIKEATVSINKQDNKRMELRLGSHAEALSFTSLVDGYFRLTADAHHYLCTDVAPPLIQHNIKNGCHGPICTEYAINKLRQEGNEVGMYVLRWSCTNFNHILMTVTCLEGSEVMNNSGPYKNFQIEVKKGGYFLHGSNKSFASLKDLMDHLKGQILRTDNISFTLKRCCQPRPREISNLLVATKKAQEWQPVYPMGQLSFHRIRKEEIVQGEHLGRGTRTQIYSGMLSLKDDENEGYQNEREIRVLLKVLDPSHRDISLAFFETASMMRQVSHKHIVLLHGVCVRDLENIMVEEFVECGPLDLFMHKKSELLTTPWKFKVAKQLASALSYLEDKDLVHGNVCTKNILLAREGIDSEYGPFIKLSDPGIPITVLSRQERVERIPWIAPECVEDSKNLSIAADKWSFGTTLWEICYNGETPLKEKTLAEKERFYEGHFVLATPSCKELADLMKQCMNYDPHQRPFFRAIMRDINKLEEQNPDIVSEKKPVTEVDPTLFEKRFLKRIRDLGEGHFGKVELCRYDPEGDNTGEQVAVKSLKPESGGNHIADLKKEIEILRNLYHDNIVKYKGICTEDGGSGIKLIMEFLPSGSLKEYLPRNKNKINLKQLLRYAVQICKGMDYLGSCQYVHRDLAARNVLVESENRVKIGDFGLTKAIETDKEYYTVKDDRDSPVFWYAPECLLQSKFYIASDVWSFGVTLYELLTYCDSECSPMAEFLKMIGPTQGQMTVARLVRVLQDDKRLPRPPTCPEEVDQLMRKCWIYKHDERTTFHNLIQGFETIMSKM from the exons ATACTATTTCACCAACTGGCACGGGACGAGCGAGAGCGAGCCCTCGGTGTGGAGACACTCCCCCAGGAGGGCCAAGGCCTATGACAAGAAGCTGGCCCCAGAGGGGACCCCCATCCTGGATGCCAATTCCCTGGAATACATGTTTGCACAG GGCCAGTATGACCTAGTGAAGGGCCTGGCACCCATCCGAGACCCCAAAAACGACCAGGAGGTCCATGAGATAGAGAATGAGTGTCTGGGGATGGCTGTCCTGGCCATCTCCCACGATGCCATCAAGAAAAATGTGAagctgccagagctccccaAGGACATCAG TTACAAGCATTATATCCCTGAGACTCTGAACAGGACCATCAGGCAGAGGAATTTCCTGACCAGGATTCGGATCAATAACGTTTTCAAGCATTTCCTCAAGGAGTTCAACAACAAAACCATCTGCAACAACAGCGTCTCCCCCCGGGACCTGAAGGTGAAATATTTATCCACCATGGAGGTCCTGACCAAGTATTATGGGGCAGAGATCTTTGAGACCTCGTTCCTGCTGATCTCTGCTGAGAATGAGATGAATAAATTCAACTGTGGGGACAACGAGAAGTACGAAGTGATGGTGACGGGGAACAACGGCATCCAGTGGAGGCTCAAGCCAAGT CCTGTCCAgacagagaaggagaagaagaagaaatccGATGGCAAAGgcaaaaaggaggaggagaagcacAAACTGCGCGAGACGTGGAACAGCTTCTCCTACTTCCCTGAGATCACCCACATCGTCATCAAGGAGGCCACAGTCAGCATCAACAAGCAGGACAACAAGAGGATG gagctgcggCTGGGCTCGCACGCCGAGGCGCTGTCCTTCACCTCGCTGGTCGACGGCTACTTCAGGCTCACTGCAGACGCCCACCACTACCTGTGCACGGACGTGGCTCCTCCCCTCATCCAGCACAACATCAAGAATGGCTGCCACGGCCCCATCTG CACGGAATATGCCATCAACAAGCTGAGGCAGGAGGGCAACGAGGTGGGCATGTACGTGCTGAGGTGGAGCTGCACCAACTTCAACCACATCCTGATGACTGTCACCTGCCTGGAGGGCTCAGAG GTGATGAATAACTCAGGCCCCTACAAGAACTTCCAGATCGAGGTGAAGAAGGGGGGGTACTTCCTCCATGGCTCCAACAAATCCTTTGCATCCCTGAAAGACCTCATGGACCACCTGAAGGGGCAGATCCTGCGCACAGACAACATCAGCTTCACCCTCAagaggtgctgccagcccagacCCAGAG AAATCTCCAACCTGCTGGTGGCCACCAAGAAGGCCCAGGAGTGGCAGCCAGTGTATCCCATGGGGCAGCTGAGCTTCCACCGCATCCGCAAGGAGGAGATCGTGCAG GGAGAACACCTGGGGAGAGGCACCAGGACCCAGATTTACTCAGGGATGCTCAGCCTCAAGGATGATGAGAACGAGGGGTATCAGAACGAGAGAGAGATCCGAGTCCTGCTCAAAGTCCTGGACCCCAGCCACAGGGACATTTCCTTG gcATTCTTTGAGACAGCCAGCATGATGAGACAGGTGTCCCACAAACACATTGTGCTCCTGCACGGCGTCTGCGTGCGCGACCTGGAGA ATATCATGGTGGAAGAGTTTGTTGAATGTGGGCCTCTGGATCTGTTCATGCATAAGAAAAGTGAACTTCTCACAACCCCATGGAAATTCAAAGTGGCCAAACAACTTGCAAGTGCCCTGAGCTACCTG GAGGACAAAGATTTGGTGCATGGCAATGTGTGCACCAAGAACATCCTGCTGGCCAGAGAGGGCATTGACAGCGAGTATGGGCCCTTCATCAAGCTCAGTGACCCAGGAATCCCCATCACGGTGCTCTCCAGGCAAG AGCGCGTCGAGCGGATCCCCTGGATTGCTCCTGAGTGTGTTGAAGATTCCAAGAACCTCAGCATTGCTGCAGACAAGTGGAGCTTTGGTACAACCCTGTGGGAAATCTGCTATAATGGAGAAACTCCTCTGAAAGAAAAGACCTTAGCAGAG AAGGAGAGGTTCTACGAGGGGCACTTTGTGCTGGCCACGCCGTCCTGCAAGGAGCTGGCAGACCTGATGAAGCAGTGCATGAACTACGACCCCCACCAGAGACCCTTCTTCAGGGCCATCATGAGGGACATCAACAAACTGGAGGAGCAGA ATCCCGATATTGTCTCGGAGAAGAAACCCGTCACCGAGGTGGATCCCACCCTCTTTGAGAAGAGGTTCTTGAAAAGGATCCGGGATTTGGGGGAG GGCCACTTTGGCAAGGTGGAGCTGTGCAGGTATGACCCAGAAGGTGACAACACTGGGGAGCAGGTGGCAGTGAAATCCCTGAAGCCAGAGAGTGGAGGGAATCACATCGCTGACCTCAAGAAGGAAATTGAAATCCTGAGGAATCTTTATCATGACAACATTGTCAAATACAAAGGGATTTGCACAGAAGATG GAGGAAGTGGGATTAAACTCATCATGGAATTCCTTCCCTCTGGGAGCCTGAAGGAGTATCTCCCACGGAACAAGAACAAGATCAATCTCAAGCAGCTGCTCAGATATGCAGTTCAGATCTGCAAG GGCATGGACTACCTGGGCTCCTGTCAGTACGTGCACCGTGACCTGGCAGCGAGGAATGTCCTGGTGGAGAGTGAGAACAGGGTGAAGATTGGGGACTTTGGGCTCACCAAGGCCATCGAGACAGACAAGGAATATTACACTGTCAAGGACGACCGCGACAGCCCCGTGTTCTG GTACGCCCCGGAGTGTTTGCTGCAGAGCAAGTTCTACATCGCCTCCGACGTGTGGTCCTTCGGGGTGACGCTCTATGAGCTGCTCACCTACTGCGACTCCGAGTGCAGCCCCATGGCC GAATTCCTGAAGATGATCGGCCCCACGCAGGGACAGATGACGGTGGCACGGCTGGTGAGGGTCCTGCAGGATGACAAGAGACTGCCACGGCCACCCACCTGTCCTGAGGAG GTGGATCAGCTGATGAGGAAGTGCTGGATCTACAAACACGACGAGCGCACCACCTTCCACAACCTGATCCAAGGATTTGAAACAATTATgagtaaaatgtaa